One genomic window of Serinus canaria isolate serCan28SL12 chromosome 4, serCan2020, whole genome shotgun sequence includes the following:
- the GUF1 gene encoding translation factor GUF1, mitochondrial isoform X1 produces MALAGRAALRWRARLPNPCPAAAPLCRPAWLPAACGRPYSSRGKEKIDMSAYPVESIRNFSIIAHVDHGKSTLADRLLEITGTISKTDHNKQVLDKLQVERERGITVKAQSASLFYNHEGINYLLNLIDTPGHVDFSYEVSRSLSACQGVILVVDANEGIQAQTVANFYLAFEAQLSIIPVINKIDLKNADPERVEKQIEKLFDIPKDECIRISAKQGTNVEKVLQKVIEKIPPPQCNTADPLKALVFDSTFDHYRGVIANIALFGGEIAKGQKIVSAHTKKRYEVNEVGILTPNEQPTHKLYAGQVGYLIAGMKEVTEAQIGDTLFLYKQPVEPLPGFKSAKPMVFAGMYPVDQTEYNNLKSALERLTLNDCSVTVHRDSSLALGAGWRLGFLGLLHMEVFNQRLEQEYNMSVILTAPTVPYKAVLSSAKLIKEYGKDQITIINPAQFPDKLSVSEYLEPTVLGTVVTPHEYIGKIITLCQDRRAVQKDLLYIDENRVMLKYLFPLNEIVVDFYDALKSLSSGYASFDYEDAGYQSADLIKMDILLNGNPVEELATIIHNDKAYAAGKLLCERLKETIPRQLFEIAIQAAIGKKIIARETLKPYRKNVVAKCYGGDITRRMKLLRRQAEGKKLMRKIGNVEVPRDAFIRVLRRETDK; encoded by the exons ATGGCCCTCGCCGGCAGGGCAGCGCTGCGCTGGCGGGCACGGCTGCCGAATccctgccccgccgccgccccgctcTGCCGTCCGGCCTGGCTGCCCGCGGCGTGCGGGCGGCCCTACAGCTCCCGCGGCAAG gaaaaaatagatATGTCAGCGTATCCTGTTGAAAGCATTAGAAACTTCAGTATTATAGCTCATGTAGATCATGGCAAAAGTACACTAGCAGACAGATTGCTGGAAATTACAG gTACAATTTCTAAAACTGACCATAACAAACAAGTGCTGGATAAACTTCAAGTGGAACGTGAAAGAGGAATAACAGTTAAAGCCCAATCTGCATCTCTCTTTTACAATCATGAAGGAATAAACTACCTCTTAAATCTTATTGACACACCA GGCCACGTAGATTTCAGCTATGAAGTATCACGGTCACTATCTGCCTGTCAAGGTGTCATACTTGTAGTGGATGCAAATGAG GGTATTCAGGCTCAGACAGTGGCAAACTTCTATCTCGCCTTTGAAGCACAGCTTTCAATAATTCCTGTCATAAATAAG ATTGACTTGAAAAATGCAGACCCTGAAAGAGTCGAAAAACAAATTGAGAAGCTGTTTGATATCCCTAAAGATGAATGTATAAGG ATTTCTGCTAAACAAGGAACAAATGTTGAAAAAGTTCTTCAAAAGGTCATTGAGAAGATCCCACC aCCCCAATGTAATACTGCTGATCCATTGAAAGCCTTAGTATTTGACTCTACCTTTGACCACTACCGAGGTGTCATAGCTAACATTGCACTCTTTGGTGGGGAGATTGCAAAGGGACAGAAAATTGTGTCTGCACACACTAAGAAAAGATACGAGGTTAATGAAGTTGGAATTCTGACTCCAAATGAACAGCCAACACATAAACT CTATGCAGGACAGGTGGGATACCTGATTGCTGGAATGAAAGAAGTCACGGAAGCCCAAATAGGAGACACGCTGTTTTTGTATAAACAGCCAGTGGAGCCTTTGCCTGGCTTTAAGTCAGCAAAGCCAATGGTTTTTGCAG GAATGTATCCAGTAGATCAAACAGAATATAATAATCTCAAAAGTGCTTTGGAAAGGCTGACATTGAATGACTGCAGTGTAACTGTTCATCGTGACAGTAGCCTTGCCTTAGGAGCTGGATGGAG attgGGTTTCCTTGGTCTTCTACATATGGAAGTCTTTAATCAGCGTTTGGAGCAAGAGTATAATATGTCTGTTATTTTGACTGCACCTACAGTTCCATATAAAGCTGTTCTTTCCTCAGCAAAGTTGATAAAG GAGTATGGAAAAGACCAGATTACTATTATCAACCCTGCTCAGTTTCCTGATAAACTTTCAGTATCAGAATATTTGGAGCCAACTGTTCTTGGTACTGTTGTAACACCTCATGAATATATTGGGAAAATAATTACCTTGTGTCAG GATCGTAGGGCAGTCCAGAAAGATCTGTTGTACATTGATGAAAACAGGGTTATGCTAAAATACCTCTTTCCACTGAATGAAATTGTGGTGGATTTTTATGATGCTCTTAAGTCTCTGTCTTCTGGCTATGCAAG ttttgattATGAAGATGCAGGTTACCAATCAGCAGACCTAATCAAAATGGATATCCTTCTAAATGGTAATCCAGTTGAAGAACTGGCAACTATCATACACAA tgataaaGCCTATGCTGCTGGTAAACTCCTATGTGAACGTTTAAAAGAGACTATTCCTAGGCAGTTGTTTGAAATAGCCATCCAGGCTGCCATTGGCAAGAAAATCATTGCAAGAGAAAC